The window TATCTGCACACATAGGTCACCAAGTTAGCcacaaattctgaaaattcataTAAAAAGCCAGTTCTAAACGAGTTATTCGAGCGAGGCTGATTGGAAATAAGGGCTACACTTGCATCCTTCGTACAAAGACATGCAACAAAAAGCGAGCCCTCATTATGCGGCAGCAATTCATTCGGTATTTACCAGGTCTTGCAAAGACCAATCATGTTAACATTATGGTCTCTAATGAGGTCAATAACTAGTAGTGCTTTTGTGGAGAGTGATCTGATATTCATACTAATATTCAATATTATTGAGTTAtatactctctctctctctctctctacatgcacacacacacatactgttTATATActcatacacatatatatacaatgTCAACCGGTCAGCACGGCAAGAGCAGAGTCTAATAGGTTGATCAGAGTTCTTACCCTCACTGTGTTGCAGCaaaaggaagaggaaaaaaaacacaccgcTTTTGTAATCCGACAAATGTcatgcaaaaagtttggaaaaaGTTTCTAACATGCTATTTGTTCCTCTTTTGAGGCTTTCTGTAACACCCATTATTTTTCCCCTACAGGTTTCGCTGCATAGTGTTCCTGCATAACAAGACAACCTTCGTGGCTGCCAAGGCAGCTATTGCTGTTATCTGGCTACTAGCAATGGCGATCATGTGTCCAGCCGCAGTGGCATTGACTGTGGAGGAAATTCCTTGGCACTACATGGTCTATAATGATGATGTAAACCATACGATACCCCTCTACACCTGTTATGAAAACTTTGCCAACCCAAAGATGACAAAAGTTTACACTGCAGTTCTTTTTGCTCTTGTCTACCTGGTTCCATTGATGGTCATCACACTTATGTATGGTACCATTGGTGCCAAACTATGCTTATCTGTGGTTGGAAACAGAATGCCACAGGAAACCAACATCCATGTCAGGCGTAAGAGACGAGGTAAGGGAGTGTTCTCCCAGAAAAAGATTCGGGCGATAAAGATGCTGGTCCTGGTGACCTTGCTTTTCATGTTATCATGGTTACCACTCTGGACCCTAATGATGATGGCAGACTATGCGGGCTTGGCAAGAGACAAACTCGATCTATTGAACAGCTACATCTTCCCCTTTGCTCATTGGCTGGCTTTTGCCAATTCCAGCATCAACCCCATAATCTACGGCTATTACAATGAGAATTTCAAAAAAGGATTTCAGGCGGTATGCAAATCCTCGACCTGTCTCGTGCAGTGGCATGTGTGTAGAAGGATTACAACCTGTTTTAGGAGTCGTAGGTCTGTGCAAGTCCCTATTGAAGGTACCAGTTGCAAAAATCGCGGTAGCTATAAGAACCGGCTGTTATTTCGAGTGAGAAATAGAGTCCACAATGACAAATTCAACATGGGCAAACGTGAGTTGAACAGGAGTACTAAGGAGGGGTGTGTGGGAGCTCTGTCAAGGAGGAGTGCTTCGCATGAAGGGATAGAAATGGCAACGATGAACAAGAAGGGCAGCCGTAGTGAGGCATTGGAGAAAGCCAGCCCGCTGTCAGTTTCACTGCACCATGCATGGGATAACTGAATTCACTTTGAATATACCTATACTCACAAAAATTAAACATCAGATGAACTTGAAAgaaattgaatacactacgcTTAATATTTGAACTTAGTGTCAtgtaaataattcatttagtGCAACCTGAAATTTACTATCTCTTCTCAACTAATTTGACAATGAAGAAAaccaattaccgtattttccgcactataaagcgcaccggattataaggtgcaccttcaatgaatggcccattttaaaactttgtccatgtATAAGGCGacccggattataaggcgcatagaataaataactcaacgttgctcacacgttaatgcaatcacaatatagtaacactcgaaatagtgacaacaacaacaatatatcaataactcaacgttgctcaaatgttattatcacacaacacacaaaataaacacgtaaagcttaccttaataaattagtcctcatccacgaatccatattggtccatatataaaggcgcaccggattataaggcacactgtcGGCTTTCGAGAAAaatggaggtttttaggtgcgccttatattccggaaaatacggtacagtGGAATCCTGGAAGTCAATTGCCTCGGTACTCGATGTATCAGGTTTTTGACGCAAAATGTCGGTAAATCTGTCTCCGTTCTCGGACAAAGCTTCAGAAACTGACGTTAGTCAGCGTTAAGAGTTGTGTTCACGCGATAACAACCATCTAAAATGTTATGTTATATTTAAGAGGCTGGACGACGGATCATTTTAAGAGAAAGCTTTAGAGCAGGGCCTTTTCAGTAATGAATATATCCACAAGATGCAACACACCAGCTCAACTGCCGCACGTGTGCAATAACACGTTAGGTACAGATGCCTGTGTGCACTTACATATGTCACACTATTTGTCAACAATAGCCATTCTTTCATTCACATTGATTCGCTTTTGGGACTATTTCCGGGATTTCTATCATGGGTAAGTACGTTGTGTGTTTAAACAGTGTTATTTTGTCGTGTTTAATTATATTTCTAGctcattatttgtgttttaaatgaCCGACGTGTCAAGTGCGGCATAAGTCTGTCGTCCAAGCTTGTGCTGTAGTTTGTTTTGGGTgttttttgtagttttatttACTGTTGCTTCGGAACACGACGGCTTCGCTTCTTGACGCTCATTGGAACAAATTAGCATTGAGATCCCCGTTTCTTCTTTATTTCAAGTGGTTCAATGTTAAAATATTCAAGTTTGCTTCAGTActtagtcagtcagtcaagtcTTTTCTTGTTCTTTGTAATGGGCCTCCAACTCTTCTGTATTAATCTCCGTACTGTGGTGTACATATAAATCCAAAATATCGATAGTAAGATAACTTTTGATGTAATGGAAAAATAAGCAAATTTTCCCATAAAATTCTAACTTTGGGAATTAAATGACATGACTCAAATGTATCAATTTCAAATAatattgtttgtgttgtttcacACTGGAGAGAATGAGACAGATGAGATAGTGAGCAGATTGTTGTTTGCCATTCAACTAATCTGTActgaatgaaatgtttttttcttgatgtCGACCTGCTGTTAAGACTGCAGATACCCGAGCCTTATCATTGCTTTTCATATCACACTGTATTGTAGTATGTCGTATTGGATTGTATGCACTCAAGAGCACTACAGCTTTCTATATATTCAAGCAATTATCCTAGTATAGATAAAGCTGTCCAGCTCAGGCGTGTAGTTCTTGATGAATGTCATAGTGTGATTGAGCAAAAGCTTAATTACTTGTTACCCTGTGacattatatatgtattttactGTATATTACTGTTTGAACAACTGTGTAGTCTTACAGTGTTAATATTGTCACAATGCGTTTTAATGTCTTTTCTTGTTCACTCACTGTTGGTGGTACATTATCCATCCTGTTTATCTTCTGTATTATATTGTTGTACTGTTACAGTATTTATCGAAGTCATTGATCATGTAACAATACCACAGGATTCCCAACACACAGATAATAGCACTTACACACCACTCCATGTCCAGTAGTTAGTACtatatatttgtaaaatcAAAATTTTCATACTGGATCAGGTTCCATTTTAAATTGATATTTGCCACAGTTTATTGATTGTGTAATTTATTATGCACATGTACGCAATATGTTGGATATACGTACATTGGCCTGCAAAAGTATTCCTTGAAATTAATCATTCCACACATGAATGTAGTTGATTGGATTGCATgtgattgttttaaaaataaaatcagaatcAACAGAATGTCTATTGTGGTATTTCGCCACCAGCTTTGCACTCAAATTGTTCTGTGTTGTTCTCACCACAGATCAGACTCTTGGTGGGATTTAGGTCTGGATTTTGACTGGGCTATACTGAACCACTGTAGTGCAAGTgcccatttttaatttaatgccTGGAACACACAGTGCAATTTACTATATTTTACTGTACTGATCACTTTCGTGTAGATAAAATGTCAAGctgacatacatacataagtAGGTATgtacacaaagacacacaagctAAAGTTTGTGGTCAATACATCTGTTTATGCTAAGTGAATAATAAAGTATAAGATGTAATGATTTCCATTTCCCTTTGCACCTAATTCATGTTTAatttttgtcattcattttcaaaaagaaGGGCCACAGCAAATTGATCGATACTGGGTTAAGCTACTTctaaaaaagagaaatttgGACACCTCTTTTTTCCCAGTGCAAGGGGCTCTCGGCTGAAAATTACAATTCAAGGATGAAACAAAGCTTCGGGATAAGAAACAAACATTAAGTGCAGGAACTCATTTCTGCATTTCTTTCTCACTTAAAACTAATATTAATGAAGTATTACGTTTTTCTTGCATatcagaaaagaaagaaaaacaaattaatagaATTCCTACTTTGGAAAAGCTAGAAAAtctatattaaaaatgaactgTACTCTCTTACTCTATAGTATGTGCCCCTTAGTTATGGTGCATCAATTTAGTAcacggtgtcaaactcaaggcccgggggccagatatggcccaccgcatcattttatgtggcccgcaaagacaaattgtgcatcaaattcgtgtcattactagaattgcaaatcgtcttcacttttaatatatatatatttttttttatatttgaccagtttttactcgtctgatttgaaaactagttatttgtcagtttcttctgtagcttttactgtatataaggaggtgctcatacatttatttgggttgacacttgacagtcataatggccctccgaaagaagctatgactacaatgcggcccgcgaaaaaaatgagtttgacacccctgatttagtAAATGTTATTCTGAAATAATATACGAATTTCACACATTTTCCAAGTCTGAATTTGAACCAATTTGGTCCTTATAAAAGTGTGCATCTGGTGAACAACTGATCGGAAATACACAAGCAGGAGTAAACAAACATGGCAAAACTCAGACACAGCACAGAACCACACCTTCGGAACGAGGACACAACCTGCTTTATAACCGTCATGAGGGACATGAATGTGTTCCATGGACAGTAGAAAGAAACAAGTGGAAAAGATATTTGCGTCATGACGTTATCATACGTCACAGTTTAGAAGGGGATATCATAATTAACATGTATAGTCGGGAATAACTGCTAATGCATGTAAACCGattattcaaaatgtttctgaAACAAGAATTTTAACCTTAACTTAAATATTGACTGCAAGTAAGCGGGGTCACTGTAAAAGAGAATTGCACTATATTTTAATTGAGTTGTTTTAATCTATTCAATGCtaaagtgtgtttttcttgaatGCACGTATATCCACATCCACATAAAGTTGATAGCAATGTATAGATACATTAACATTCGTAATCTGTGCAGCCAGACAAGGTGTAGAAGTCAAGAACTCAAATTAATCAACAAGTAATTACTTATTAATGGAATTAAACAAAttatttgcaaacatctgctttgaCTTTGGAAGATGACCAAACAGTAACTGAATCAGTTTCTAAAAGAGTATAGCATCAATCCCTCTCATGTGATATTGCTgaactgttgatttttttttttttttttcatcattaaacactatcaaataaacaacaatatttggGTCATAAACAGTAATAGACAGAGTCTCTCAAGTGGCTATACTCTCACATATGACTTTTGCTACAGTCCTGCCATACAAGCGTCACAAAGAGTGAGGCGATTTGCAAATGCATATGTAGAGGCTTGTGCGTGGCTCCGTAACTCCACATTTAGACAGCAAGGGAACACTAATCCCTGTTTGGCTGCAGTCTTGATCACGTGGTTCACAgcgtttttcatttttttgtgttttcggAGAGAAGGATGGATCTTGGGCAAGTAGCATTTATTCAATAGTCTCTTCATTTAACaacaaaattttgttttgtaggttctCATTACGTAACAGAGAGAAGGATAGGGGGATGagggatggctggatggataaaataaTTCTAAAAGCACTGTATTCAAACATAACAGCTCTACAAGGTACGGAAAATTAGTTTGGGCTATTACTCCTAATTCTACAGGCGACTGCAGTTATGAGTGCTGCTCCTTTGCCACTTCCATCTTCTGACTTATGAAACGTCACCTTGCACTGTGGTGCCAAATCTTGCAATGTCTCTTGCATGACCCCTGCAAAACTGTGAAGAGAAATAAGGCTTACAGTTGGTTCAGGTTAACGTTTGTTGAAAGGGCAAAAGATACTTACTGAGGGTGCATCTTATAAAGGGTACCATCAACTCCAACTGTAACCGTGAGCTGCTGCAAATTACGATTCCGTCTTATTTTATCAACCACAGCAGCCAAACCAGCACCGCACAGCTGTGCTGCCCGACGGGAGACAACGCTGCAAACCTCCTTAACGAGGACACTGTCATCGCATGTTGAGCTGGTAAGGCCAAGGTGCTGCAAGATGCAACGGATTTGACGCATGGCCAGACGGTCACTAGAGATAAGAGAGACAAAATACAGGTTACACACTGTGTGAGCTTAGGCATTCTGGAGCAATAAGGTAAGACAATATACACTGACCGCCAACATTATTGCCACTTTCATCTCTAGATGGACCTAAAATACACTATAACGTTTACAGGGGAGCTTAATTTCACCTTCTATAAACCTTTGAACGCATTTGTACTTCATGCCCAGCTTGCTGTTCTCTAACAAGGAGATGAAATGCTGAAATTCACTCCCGTTGCATATGACatacgagtgtgtgtgtgtgtgtgtgtgtgtgtgtgtgagagagagagcgaaagagagagagagagagagagctgaagagagagcgagacagaAACTAATCATTATTCCAATTCTGAAAATGAAGATgattgaaacattttgttgatgTGTCTTGTGttcaatgaaacaaaatgataaaaaaacaaaaaaacaacaacatcagGGTGCCCTTAGCAATGTGTTTCTCGGTCATTGTATTGTAAGGGTCTGGTAGATGAACTGTGCACAAAACCTTTTTGTTAGAGCGTACATCTCTCCAGTAAAACTCAACTTTATAGCGCACTTTAAAAACCAGGAGGGATTAGCGAAGTGTGAACAACACTTACCTTTCAATTTGTGATAGGAATTTGGTCTCAAAGATGCCCCAGGTCTTGAGTCGCTCAGACAGTTTCCCTCGAAACAGTAAACCCCTTGCAGTAAACTCTATTAGCACATGTCTCACTATCTCTCCAAGGTACATGCCACTGATCATCTTTTCATACCTTGAAAGgagaaaattgcatttttgtgtTGGCTGCAAAAACTTGTCGTGGTCTTAATGAGAGGATTAAACAATCATGTAacgcacaggtgtcaaactcaaggcccgggggccagatacggcctgccacatccttttatgtggcccgcgaagacaaattgtgcatcaaatttgtgtcattactggaattgcaaattgtcttcacttttaaaaatatcttatttttttaaatatttgaccagttttgactcgtctgatttgaaaacaggttatttgtcagtttgttttgtagcttttactgtatataatatgaggtgctcatacatttatttgggttgacagtcataatggccctccgaaagaaactatgactacaatgcggcccgtgaaaaaaatgagtttgacacccctgatgtaATGAATTTGACTAACGCATCAAATTCATCCATCATGCAAACCGCTCACGTCCTAATGAGGGTTGCGGATGCGCTGGAGCCGAGGGGTATCCACGGGGTAAATATCATTCAATCAAAATCATGGAAAAATGAGTGTATTGCAATTTCTGTATGGTACCTCTGTGTCCCAGGATTGTTTGAGGAAGCATCAACATCACGATCGAAGATTGTGAGGATATCATCCAGTTCGCCATTTTCACCAAATGCTCCCCATTCCATATTGACACACATGCGTCCGTCATCACCATCAACCATTTCTATATTCTGCATCTCCTCCATGTAGCAGGTATTGGTACCTGTGCCTAAATTAGAAGCAATACACTCAAActacagaaaaacaacactgaGGGggtaaatacaaaacaagcgaccccccaatttttttttttttaattaacactTTTTAATCCATCTTCAATAATTATAAGAGATGAAACTTACCAACAATGAGTCCCACCTCACACTTGGGGTCCTCATAACTGCAAGTCATCATGGTTCCTACTGTATCATTAACAACTGCCACAAAGCTCAAGTCAAATTCCTGCAAGCAGTGACAACAGCATTACTCACTTAAAtctcatacatttattatgTTCTAGTTTGCAGGAATTGGCAGTAATAAAAATCTGAAGAAAACCATAATAGAATGAGGGCAATTCATATTCAATGGCATTGTATAAAAACACTTTGGCAACAGAACGGCATAGTATACAACAGGGGCGTCAAACAAATTTTTATCGCGGgctgcattgtagtcataatttctttcggagggccattatgattgtcaacccaaataaatgtatgagcacctcatattatatacagtataagctacaaaacaaaccgacaaataactcgtttttaaatcagacgagtaaaaactggtcgaatttttaaaaaaaaagatatttttaaaagtaaagacaatttgcaattctagtaatgacacgaatttgatgcacaatttgtcttcgcgggccataaaatgatgtggcgggccgtatctggcccccgggccttgcgTTTGACACCTCCGGTATACAAGTATCACTTTATGAGGAGTACAATGTTTACAAAGTCGAGATTTAGATAGATTTAgacatacaatacaatacaattattagagagagagagaatttgtttttgaagagCAGCTTTGCTAACCAATTACTTAATTTGAGAGCAGCTTTGCTAACCAATTACTTAATTTGAGAGACAATCTTAAAATGTTGACAATTTTTGTTGGTTAATCCCAGGGTCCTaaagcaagttttttttttttttaaaacaataacaatttgACAATACAACAGGGCCATTGAATATAGGGCTGCTCGAACATTTCAGTATTTGCTATAGTATTTGAATGCTGtgttaaacaaaaatagaatacaATGATTTGTAATCAAATACACCACAAAGACGGGATATTTAATGTACAAACAGATGAACTTTACTGCTTTAAGCAAATAATCATTAAGTTAGAATTTTAAGGCTGCAACACATTACAATCCTGGGACATGCTTATGGTTTCCACTGTGTTACGCACGTTGCATtaccttttctttttacatttaataaaCTTTTGAGAATTGAGGACACCAATTGTTGACGTTTCATCggtggattctttttttttttttaatctaggTAGTTTGATGCACATCTTGACCTGTTCAACAGTCGAGGGTCTCCGTTATTGTATCATATGCTTCTTAATGCACTGCAAATTTTCAATGGGCGACAGTTCTGAATTGCATGCGGGGCACTCTAGtactcacactttttttttttttttcccaaagtcACATTGTtctaatcatcatcatcatcatcattctaaagtccgctttccaggcgccgctgggttggactgggttctcgatatggccgtctctagccatactgagaatttttggagcaaaactttttacagccggatgcccttcctgacgctAACCCaaagggaaattgattttctgtcggggttgactcccttagcccattcctctcccgaggagcccactgggcagtggtactatttaacccatagttgggggctggttcgtgggcaccagggcgtgtccacacaccggtgggcctgcgtgccgcacgtctaggggccaaacctcctccgagtcccttgtagtttagcctgggtccgtgttgtacccagttaccatgtgtcgccgcgtggaggcactacatagggcttgctgttagagaggctatgtactggcagggagagacttacgcactcggctctcccgttcgcatactgctagccagcggtgagggttgacagtgaaGAAGAATTTTCTTACTTAATTTAGTAAGAAAAATAGAGaatccaccaccaccaccaataCAAGTTGCAATTTGAAGTGTTTAGTTACCATGGAGACACCAAACCCAGCACTAACTATCGATAAGAGGCGCAAAGCGGCAGGCAGGCTCCGTTGGCACCATGCAACCAAGAAGAAGGAGAATCTGTAGTTaggtgaaactttttttttcagtgacatgcactggaaacagtgacatgcactggacactccaccaacacactagacgcatcacaacaacccgacttgatgttatgaagtcagacacacgTCTAAGACGTGCAGAATATGGTTTGTCGTTATCTGATTGTCAAAACAAGCAGGAGTGTCCAGGAAAAAGTTATGGTTTGGGTGGCAGCATACGTTTCTCTAAAacctaattattattttaattaattaattatcgGCATTAATGATGCGCAAGTCACCCATGCCATTGGCACCAACACAGCTGCATAACATCACAGATGGTGGCTTTTGGTGATGTTCCAGCTTTACAGGAAGGTGTTGCAATCATAGTGCTATCCAGGTCAATTACGCGCTTACAATGCCTTGTGCATCACTGGGTACAAATAATGGAGTATAGAGGACACAAAAAGTtataagaaaataataattctagGAAGTTTGACATTCAGTCTCCAATGCCATGAGTATTGTATAACCATTCCATCTTgaaaaaaggttaaaaaaaaaaaaaaaatcactaaaagaCCAAACCCAATAGGACATTCAGACTCAACATACgtgcactttatttttttataatgggAGGTGCCACACTATTAAATCTACATATTAttgaaagtatttatttttccaagtttttaaatatttacctTAAGCATGCAATGGAATTTGAAACATTCAAAAAGAACTGGAGAAGGGAAatgcttttcaaaatgtcaaagcaCATCatagaataaaaatgtgtgtacTAACCCCTTGGCTTCGCACAGCATCCATAAGTAACGTGACAACATCGTGTCCTTCACAACCACTAGCTTTGAAGCCTTTTGTCCATTTCAGAAGAATGCCCTGAAAATAACAACATTGGAACCTGCTTTAACATTTACATAATTTAGAATGTCAGTTTAATGGTTTATGTGTTATATATAATCTAAATGGAAGCTTTGCTGACTAGAGAAAATAGTACATACTTTGTGTTGGCAGATATGGAGCTGCATATACGTAcgtcaaattaaatgttttaggGTAAATATTAACAAAAGAAGAGTGAAAAACCTCACCTCATCCAGTTTGCTTTGGTGACAGGGGAAGGAGAATGTAAATCCCAAAGGTAAGGATGCTCCTCTCATACCCATATTTTCCAAAAAGTTTGCCATGCAGTTGACAATGTGGCTAAAAAGCTGGCAACCAAAGAGAAATTTCTTCCATCATTTCTTTCGGAAAATCACTtagttgaataaaatattaaatgaacCTTCGTAGTTGCTTTTCATtctaatcatttaaaaaaattacatgcAGACACTTGCGCACAGATTTTGATgatgggttagggttttggGAAGAGTTGCCATGTAAGCCACATTAGAGGCTCGCAGGTTGGCTGCATTGTCAGCCAATGCAGTGAAAGAACAGAAATCCACCTAATAAACTATTGGGATACCCAATGTCCGATTTACATAACCCATGGGCATATCACTTCACCATTGTGCTTGATGGAGGTCCACAGCACGTTGGAACATTTTTGGTAAGGTTTTATGGCAGCTGACAGATATTTTCTGGAGATAGATCAAAtgggtgttgttgttttttaactgCATTTAGACAAGTGGAGGGCACATAGAACATACTGAATcaatatataattaatataaaacaatgAGTGTAGCTATGAAACTCATGACATCACTTAACACAAATACCGCGAACACCCATGTAAACAGCTTAGCCCAACTTTATTATAACTTCGTCAAAAGGTAATATGGTTCAGACCAAGGCCTTCAGTGGTTATTTTAGTGACCTAATCCACATTTTAATAAGGCCTTTACGGCacaaaacaatgttaaaaaaaaaaaaaaaaaaaaaaaaaaaacgcctacTAATGAAAGCTACATTCACACTGCAGGGCTGAATGTCCTCAAGGCTGACAGGGCTGAATGTGGTCAATGTCTCCACTCGAGATTGTGAGGGTGTTAGACAAAACGTAAATGGCAGCACATTGAGATCTGACTGGACAATAAATTATTCTATAAACGACTGGGGGTGATGCGGCCAAGATATATTCTATGAAATGAAATCCAAGGACTGTTGGAAATAAACTATTACCCTTTCATGTAAGTTGAAAATGTAGGTCAGTCTTTGGAAGTCCTGACCAGAGATGGCCACTTTATCATATTTTCCCCTTCCGGATGTGAACAAGCACACGAAAAGCGGCACGTCGTGCAAGACAGGCTGGGTGTGATTCTATCAGTCGGTACTTGACTCGGTTGGGGACGGACGAAAATCCACTTGCGTTTTTTACAAATCTCTCATCCTTCTGGCCGCAAAATCAGACAGAGGTTCTGCCCATGGGACAGAATGCCCATCACTGGTCCTGACTGCACAACACTAACATACAGCTGTTTCTCAACTGCCTTAGACATGTTGTGCTCTGACCACCCAGtcaaagaatttattttgcttaTTAGCCCTGTCTGGCAGCCACGTAGTCGGCTGAGAAACACAGTGATTGTCATGTTAATTAATCAACTGATCTGTTATGAAAAAGtcggctgttaggatcctgaactctctcccccctctcACCCCTCCACCCTCGACTGCATAACGTCCTGGCCTTTTGGGCCATGATGGCTGCCTTGCACTACTCCACTTGCACTACTCCacttgtacttttgcgctattatactgactgtctgctgtatgcacaattgcaCCATTTCAACCAAAGGCTCACTCGCCTATACATCTTGAAAAATAGTTATATACTAAACTAATGACATGTTTATTTAGTTTAACACTTGACAGGTTGGCAGAATTTTtatacaaacaataaaacatttctaaTTTTCCATATGTCACATTTaagaatttgaaaatgttactTTAATGTCACTGTACACATAAAGTGGAAGTCAACTGAAAATCTATGCAGCTCCACTAATGTAAACACGGTATTCTGAATCATATTGcatttgttgaaaatgaaacaagGAGCAAAATCAACCTCTCACATTGTGCATCTTGCTATGACAGATTGCAAATGTgatct is drawn from Syngnathus acus chromosome 9, fSynAcu1.2, whole genome shotgun sequence and contains these coding sequences:
- the npffr1l2 gene encoding neuropeptide FF receptor 1 like 2; protein product: MEMLDNLQDDMGIESGNTTSKISLEVSMNFTLFPYYQHSLYVATSYILAYLFIFLLCMVGNSLVCFVVLGSSHMHTVTNLLILNLAISDLLVGIFCIPTTLVDNLITGWPFSNVVCKMSGFVQGVSVSASVYTLVAIAVERFRCIVFLHNKTTFVAAKAAIAVIWLLAMAIMCPAAVALTVEEIPWHYMVYNDDVNHTIPLYTCYENFANPKMTKVYTAVLFALVYLVPLMVITLMYGTIGAKLCLSVVGNRMPQETNIHVRRKRRGKGVFSQKKIRAIKMLVLVTLLFMLSWLPLWTLMMMADYAGLARDKLDLLNSYIFPFAHWLAFANSSINPIIYGYYNENFKKGFQAVCKSSTCLVQWHVCRRITTCFRSRRSVQVPIEGTSCKNRGSYKNRLLFRVRNRVHNDKFNMGKRELNRSTKEGCVGALSRRSASHEGIEMATMNKKGSRSEALEKASPLSVSLHHAWDN